The following proteins are co-located in the Vigna angularis cultivar LongXiaoDou No.4 chromosome 2, ASM1680809v1, whole genome shotgun sequence genome:
- the LOC108322454 gene encoding uncharacterized protein LOC108322454 has product MVKAYLRFEAAASFGVIASVDSNISYDSSGKNLLSPALEKIGVWNVRQGLCTKTLTPSTASLGPSLAVTSIASSPSSLIAGGYGDGSIRIWDSDKGACETTLNGHKGAVTALRYNKAGSLLASGSKDNDVILWDVVGETGLFRLRGHRDQVTDVVFLNSGKKLVSSSKDKFLRVWDLDTQHCMQIVGGHHSEIWSLDVDLDERYLVTGSADSELHFYVIRHESVDGNSLNGVEESSIQSKWEVLRHFGEIQRQSKERVATVQFNKSGNLLACQVAGKTVEIYRVLDDAEAKRKAKRRVHRKKEKKHSKEALDGVENGDGNNANKGDNSSVTLVPTKTTNPEFTVPDVFKLLHTIRANKKICSISFCPITPKNSLASLALSLNNNLLEFYSIELGETRKTLAIDLQGHRSDVRSVTLSSDNTFLMSTSHNAVKIWNPITGACLRTIDSGYGLCSLILPTNKYGLVGTKDGTIEIIDIGSGTCVEVMEAHGGSVRSIAALPHKSGFVTGSADHDVKFWEYQLKQKPGQATKQLVVSNVSTMKMNDDALVVAISPDAKYIAVALLDSTVKVHFADTFKFFLSLYGHKLPVLCMDISSDGDLIVTGSADKNLKIWGLDFGDCHKSIFAHADSVMAVQFVPKTHYVFSVGKDRLVKYWDADKFELLLTLEGHHADIWCLAVSNRGDFIVTGSHDRSIRRWDRTEEQFFIEEEKEKRLEEMFDADLDNAFEKKYASMEEIPEEGAVALAGKQTQETLTATDLIIERLDIAEAEKKRIAEHQEDKNNRNVAVFQSNPLMNGLSPSDYVLSAFSNVHTNDLEQTLLALPFSDALKLLSYLKDWTSYSDKVELVCRVGTLLLQTHYNQLLATPAARPILTVFSDIFYERVKGWKDIFGFNLAAMDHIQQLMASRSDALFHDARSKLLEIRTRQSKRLEERSHTGEVKRKKKKT; this is encoded by the exons ATGGTGAAGGCCTACCTCCGATTCGAGGCGGCAGCGTCGTTTGGAGTGATAGCCTCGGTGGATTCCAACATATCATACGACAGCTCCGGCAAGAACCTTCTCTCTCCGGCACTCGAGAAGATAGGCGTTTGGAACGTGCGGCAGGGCCTCTGCACCAAAACCCTAACACCTTCTACCGCGTCTCTTGGTCCTTCCCTCGCCGTCACCTCCATTGCCTCCTCTCCTTCCTCATTG ATTGCTGGTGGTTACGGGGATGGTAGCATACGGATTTGGGACTCTGATAAAGGAGCGTGTGAGACTACGCTAAATGGTCACAAGGGAGCTGTCACCGCTCTTCGTTACAACAAGGCTGGTTCCTTGCTCGCCTCTGGTAGCAAGGATAATGATGTTATTTTATGGGACGTGGTGGGCGAGACTGGGCTCTTTCGCCTTCGTGGTCATCGTGACCAG GTGACTGATGTTGTTTTTTTGAATTCTGGGAAAAAACTTGTGAGTTCCTCCAAAGACAAATTCTTGAGAGTGTGGGATCTTGATACCCAGCACTGTATGCAAATTGTGGGTGGACATCATAGTGAAATATGGTCCCTGGATGTTGATCTAGATGAAAGGTATCTGGTCACTGGTTCTGCAGATAGTGAACTTCATTTTTATGTAATCAGACATGAGTCTGTGGATGGGAACTCTTTAAATGGGGTTGAAGAATCCTCCATTCAAAGCAAATGGGAAGTGCTGAGGCATTTTGGTGAAATTCAGCGACAAAGTAAGGAAAGGGTTGCAACTGTGCAGTTCAACAAGTCTGGAAACCTGCTAGCTTGCCAAGTTGCCGGTAAAACTGTAGAAATATATCGTGTATTGGATGATGCTGAAGCAAAGCGCAAGGCAAAGCGAAGGGTTCAccgaaagaaagagaagaaacaCAGTAAAGAGGCTTTGGACGGAGTAGAAAATGGAGACGGGAATAATGCTAACAAAGGAGATAACTCTTCTGTCACTCTTGTGCCCACAAAAACAACTAACCCTGAATTTACTGTGCCTGATGTTTTCAAGCTGTTGCATACTATTAGAGCTAACAAAAAGATATGCTCCATTTCTTTCTGTCCAATCACTCCAAAAAATTCATTGGCTAGTTTAGCATTGTCTCTGAACAATAATCTTCTTGAGTTTTACTCCATTGAACTTGGTGAAACCAGAAAAACACTTGCTATTGATCTTCAAGGGCATCGTTCTGATGTTAGAAGTGTCACGCTTAGTTCAGACAACACTTTTCTGATGTCAACCAGTCACAATGCAGTAAAGATTTGGAACCCAATTACTGGCGCTTGCCTAAGAACCATTGATTCTGGGTATGGACTGTGCAGTTTAATTCTTCCCACTAACAAGTATGGGCTTGTTGGAACTAAAGATGGAACCATAGAAATTATTGACATTGGAAGCGGCACTTGTGTTGAAGTAATGGAAGCTCATGGTGGTTCTGTTCGCTCAATTGCTGCCCTACCTCATAAAAGTGGTTTTGTCACTGGAAGTGCTGATCATGATGTCAAATTTTGGGAGTACCAGTTGAAGCAAAAACCTGGTCAA gCTACTAAGCAACTCGTAGTGTCAAATGTCAGTACCATGAAAATGAATGATGACGCCCTTGTTGTTGCAATTAGCCCTGATGCTAAATATATTGCTGTTGCTCTATTGGATAGTACTGTGAAG GTTCACTTTGCAGACACATTcaaatttttcctttcattatATGGCCACAAGCTGCCTGTTCTGTGTATGGATATCTCATCAGATGGAGATTTAATTGTGACTGGCTCTGcagataaaaatttaaagatctgGGGTTTAGACTTTGGTGACTGTCATAAATCCATTTTTGCGCATGCTGACAG TGTTATGGCCGTACAATTTGTTCCCAAGACACATTATGTGTTCAGTGTTGGAAAAGATCGCCTAGTAAAATATTGGGATGCTGATAAATTTGAGCTGCTGTTGACTCTAGAAGGACATCATGCAGATATTTGGTGTCTTGCAGTCAGTAATCGTGGGGATTTCATTGTCACTGGATCTCATGATCGTTCCATCCGACGCTGGGATCGCACTGAAGAGCAGTTTTTCATAGAG gaagaaaaggagaaaaggtTGGAGGAAATGTTTGACGCTGATCTCGACAATGCATTTGAAAAGAAGTATGCATCAATGGAAGAAATACCAGAGGAGGGAGCCGTGGCTTTAGCTGGGAAACAAACCCAGGAAACCCTTACTGCAACTGACTTAATTATTGAAAGATTAGACATCGCAGAAGCTGAAAAAAAGCGCATTGCAGAACATCAG GAggataaaaataacagaaatgTTGCTGTTTTCCAATCAAATCCGCTTATGAACGGGCTTTCACCTTCTGATTATGTTTTAAGTGCATTTTCAAATGTTCACACCAATGATTTGGAGCAAACATTACTG GCTTTACCATTTTCAGATGCTTTGAAGCTTCTCTCGTACTTGAAAGACTGGACTTCATATTCTGATAAG GTTGAGCTTGTTTGCAGAGTAGGTACGCTGCTGTTGCAGACACATTATAACCAGCTTCTTGCCACACCAGCTGCCCGACCTATCTTGACTGTTTTCAGTGACATTTTTTATGAAAGGGTCAAG GGATGGAAGGATATCTTTGGGTTTAACCTCGCAGCCATGGATCATATTCAG CAATTGATGGCATCTAGATCAGATGCTCTTTTTCATGATGCAAGATCAAAACTGCTAGAGATACGTACTCGACAATCTAAACGTTTAGAAGAAAGGTCACACACTGGAGAAGTGAAgcgaaagaagaaaaagacataa
- the LOC108322369 gene encoding uncharacterized protein LOC108322369 → MAKKRTTPHNNNNQKKKIQLIIHMSKHSQQPRSSPPKRRTDFSVFTRTPSSFSNPASGSSSGEVRLSNVTARSLQGKGMTTKQISENTMVRCSIYQEGRPVCSSEFFDAGVVEVDSAVRDESLDLGRNRDDCNERNDISKMFESITLESSVSDSSSLAATPGSVVWARTECQLWWPAEIMEETSALSKPGSDGHVLVHFYGNLPSAWIDPMTDISTFEESFEARSNNPSEDFQQALKQALQKKAQLSSCQKLTADSSPQSDMQERPFDNCPSRTTSKTSDDFQERRRGKRERKPKVHFDEVTYPVKSERKLRRLKIMRYLGLAAPIGSPF, encoded by the exons ATGGCCAAGAAGAGAACCACACctcacaacaacaacaatcagAAGAAGAAGATCCAATTGATAATTCACATGTCAAAACATTCTCAACAGCCAAGAAGCTCACCTCCCAAGCGTCGCACTGATTTCTCTGTGTTCACACGCACTCCCTCCTCTTTCTCTAACCCTGCTTCTG GTTCGTCTTCTGGTGAGGTGAGGTTGAGCAATGTCACTGCAAGAAGTTTGCAGGGGAAGGGAATGacaacaaaacaaatttctgAAAATACGATGGTTCGATGTAGCATTTACCAAGAGGGTAGACCAGTATGCTCATCTGAGTTTTTTGATGCTGGAGTTGTGGAAGTTGATTCAGCTGTCCGAGATGAAAGTCTTGATCTTGGTCGCAATAG GGATGATTGCAATGAAAGAAATGATATTTCCAAGATGTTTGAATCTATAACTCTTGAATCATCTGTCAGTGATAGCAGTTCTCTAGCTGCAACTCCTGGAAGCGTTGTATGGGCGAGGACAGAGTGTCAATTGTGGTGGCCTGCTGAG ATCATGGAAGAAACATCTGCGTTATCCAAACCTGGTAGTGATGGGCATGTTTTAGTGCATTTTTATGGAAATCTTCCCAG TGCCTGGATTGATCCAATGACAGATATTTCAACTTTTGAGGAG TCGTTTGAAGCAAGGAGCAATAACCCTTCAGAAGATTTTCAACAGGCTTTAAAGCAA gCATTGCAGAAGAAGGCACAGCTTAGTTCTTGCCAAAAGTTGACGGCTGATAGTTCTCCTCAATCTGATATGCAAGAACGTCCATTTG ATAACTGCCCTTCTAGAACGACAAGCAAAACAAGTGATGATTTTCAAGAGAGACGAAGAGGGAAAAGGGAACGTAAACCCAAAGTTCACTTTGAT GAGGTTACATATCCAGTGAAATCAGAAAGAAAGCTTCGTCGGTTAAAGATAATGCGGTACCTCGGCCTTGCAGCACCAATCGGTTCTCCCTTTTGA
- the LOC108322386 gene encoding expansin-A16, translating to MAFLSGAILTTTLLFLVAFSLPNVHAAGKSTNKYNKKGELRKHRPIFRPTGWKKALATFYDGDTKTFGGACGYDDVVKDGYGLDTTALSSVLFKDGQTCGACYEIKCVNSRAGCKAGKSSIFVTGTNLCPPNYDIPGDDGGWCNPPREHFDLAKPAYLKIAEYKAGIVPINYRRVPCKKKGGIRFTITGNPYFNLVSVWNVGGAGDITEVQVKGNKKIKHWTNLKRNWGQKWQSDVMLVGEALSFRVRSSDLRYSTSRWIAPSNWKFGQTFVGKNFA from the exons ATGGCTTTCCTCTCGGGAGCCATCCTAACCACAACATTGCTCTTTCTTGTTGCATTCTCACTTCCTAATGTCCATGCTGCTGGCAAAAGCACTAACAAATATAACAAGAAAGGTGAACTCAGAAAGCATCGTCCCATTTTTAGGCCTACTGGATGGAAGAAAGCTCTTGCAACTTTCTACGATGGAGACACTAAAACATTTG GTGGAGCTTGTGGGTACGATGATGTGGTTAAGGATGGCTATGGCCTAGACACGACAGCATTGAGTTCAGTTTTGTTCAAGGATGGACAGACATGTGGTGCATGTTACGAGATCAAATGTGTAAATTCTCGTGCGGGATGTAAGGCAGGGAAATCCTCTATTTTTGTGACGGGAACCAACCTTTGCCCTCCAAACTACGATATACCAGGTGATGATGGAGGATGGTGCAACCCACCACGCGAACACTTTGATTTGGCCAAACCTGCATATCTCAAAATTGCAGAGTATAAGGCTGGCATAGTCCCAATCAATTATCGCAG GGTACCATGCAAGAAGAAAGGAGGAATTCGGTTCACTATTACTGGGAATCCTTATTTTAATTTGGTATCAGTGTGGAATGTTGGAGGAGCTGGAGACATCACAGAAGTGCAGGTAAAGGGTAACAAGAAAATCAAGCATTGGACAAATTTGAAGCGAAATTGGGGTCAAAAATGGCAAAGTGATGTCATGTTAGTGGGAGAGGCATTGTCTTTCAGAGTGAGAAGCAGTGATCTCAGGTACTCTACCTCTCGCTGGATAGCTCCCAGTAATTGGAAATTTGGTCAGACTTTTGTTGGCAAGAACTTCGCTTAG
- the LOC108322385 gene encoding expansin-A32 — translation MAFPWGALLTTTLLFLVAFSLPNVHAENNTNIYNKKGELRKHRPAFAPTGWKKAQATFYDGDSKSFGGACGYDDVVKDGYGLDTIAVSSVLFKDGQSCGSCYEIKCTDSSKGCKTKSPLLVTATNACHGCTPEHLDLAKPAFLKIAEQKAGAVPILFRRVACKKKGGIRFTITGNPHFNLVSVGNVGGAGDVNQVQVKGDKKIKHWTNLKRNWGQKWQTDVMLQGETLSFKVRTGDGRHSISPKIAPSDWKFGQTFEGKNFN, via the exons ATGGCTTTCCCCTGGGGAGCCCTCCTAACCACAACATTGCTCTTTCTTGTTGCATTCTCACTTCCTAATGTCCATGCTGAAAACAACACCAACATATATAACAAGAAAGGTGAATTAAGAAAGCATCGACCAGCTTTTGCGCCTACTGGATGGAAGAAAGCTCAAGCTACCTTCTACGATGGAGACTCTAAATCATTTG GTGGAGCTTGTGGGTACGATGATGTGGTTAAGGATGGCTACGGCCTAGACACGATAGCAGTGAGTTCAGTTTTGTTTAAGGATGGTCAGTCATGTGGGTCATGTTACGAGATCAAATGCACAGATTCTAGTAAGGGATGTAAGACGAAATCCCCTCTTTTGGTGACGGCAACAAACGCTTGCCATGGGTGCACACCCGAACACTTAGATTTGGCCAAACCTGCATTTCTCAAAATTGCAGAGCAGAAGGCTGGCGCAGTCCCAATCCTTTTTCGCAGGGTAGCGTGCAAGAAGAAGGGAGGGATTCGATTCACAATCACTGGGAATCCTCATTTTAATCTAGTATCAGTGGGGAATGTCGGAGGAGCTGGGGACGTCAATCAAGTGCAGGTGAAGGGTGACAAGAAAATCAAGCATTGGACAAATTTGAAGCGAAATTGGGGTCAAAAATGGCAAACTGATGTCATGTTACAGGGAGAGACATTGTCTTTTAAGGTCAGAACTGGTGATGGCAGGCACTCTATCTCTCCCAAGATTGCTCCCAGTGATTGGAAATTTGGTCAAACGTTTGAAGGCAAGAACTTCAATTAG